One Cytobacillus luteolus genomic window carries:
- a CDS encoding helix-turn-helix domain-containing protein yields MIGKNITNLRRQRGYSLSELADLASISKSYLSSIERNISKNPSIHIIEKIAKILKVDLITLLKTGTELDNHLLTEEDWDEFLKDLKELGIKKDRLEHYKTLIEFIKWQNEQTIQERDVLL; encoded by the coding sequence ATGATTGGTAAAAATATAACGAACCTGAGGAGACAAAGAGGATATAGTCTTTCAGAACTAGCGGATTTAGCGTCCATCTCTAAATCATATTTAAGTAGTATCGAACGAAATATAAGCAAAAACCCCTCAATCCACATTATTGAGAAAATCGCAAAAATATTAAAGGTAGATCTTATTACATTATTGAAGACAGGGACAGAATTAGATAATCATCTGCTAACAGAAGAAGATTGGGATGAGTTTTTAAAGGACTTAAAAGAACTAGGAATTAAAAAGGATAGACTAGAGCATTACAAAACGTTAATAGAATTTATTAAATGGCAAAATGAACAAACCATTCAAGAAAGAGATGTCTTGTTGTGA